The following are encoded in a window of Castanea sativa cultivar Marrone di Chiusa Pesio chromosome 5, ASM4071231v1 genomic DNA:
- the LOC142635898 gene encoding receptor-like protein 14, whose protein sequence is MGRSLVKWLLWGLIVLVHLHGHRGCFEEERMGLLEIKEEFVRSTPNETFQESIKYYLPSGVYHLSGGHILPSWVDDHKSECCEWERVTCNSTTGHVTHLSLHNILEFNTDYIYYPYYSSDFKDMVWFLNVSLFESFKELRSLDLSLNAIGGWIEHKGSESLLRLNKLESLDLDCNIFNRSIIHSLRLLTSLKSLNLSYNALEGSLPTKELSVFEDLEILDLRNNRLNGSETVQDFASLRSLEVLNLRGNNFNGSLPKCLCGLKKLEEIDLSWNSFEGTLPSCLYNLTSLQQLDLKGNQFRGNISSLIVDLTSLKYIHLSYNLFEGLSFNLFANLSKLESFQFRCDNKKVEIEMENSNWVPLFKLESLVISNCSLNKLSHQLPTFLFHQHSLRELDLSHNGLKGPFPDWLFRNNTRLEHFKLNDNSFSGHFHLPLFLNSTYVIDVSNNQLNGKLQQNIGEILPNIRYLKLSDNYFTGSLPSSFGNMSLLNTLDVFLNNFSGELPKDLFVGCSMLSILVLSNNYFDGHLDWVPISNLTDLFIFKINHNQFSGAMPNELPNFANIAPLSILDVSNNKMSGRIPTWICNFTFINGILMQNNNFEGQIPCETATFVLLDLSHNLLDGSLPLWSSTQLKHLHLEENNFSGSIPEPFLNMSELRTLDISDNKLSGSIPSAISKASNLRILLLGGNQLSGNISTQLCQLTNITLMDLSRNLFFGTIPRCFGHTLSFGIFDAQYWASRFGSSFDGDSVYYLDVEIDFVTKYRLSSYKDDILTYMSGLDLSCNNLTGEIPLELGQLQGIHALNFSHNQLTGSIPKSFSDLTQVESLDLSHNRLSGEIPPQLIELTFLEVFSVAYNNLSGRTPDMKAQFGTFDASSYDGNPFLCGLPLEKNCTRRDDSPTPMHSSDVSDEKWYKVDQTVFFSSFLVTYIMFCVGVITVLYINTHWRLRCYNLVEDCLYSCYFSISITLRKLSAYLYN, encoded by the exons ATGGGACGGTCCTTGGTGAAGTGGTTATTGTGGGGTTTGATAGTTCTAGTTCATCTTCATGGGCATAGAGGTTGCTTTGAAGAAGAGAGGATGGGTCTGTTAGAAATCAAGGAGGAGTTTGTGAGGTCCACCCCCAATGAGACCTTCCAAGAGAGCATCAAATATTATCTCCCTTCAGGGGTCTATCACCTCTCCGGAGGTCATATTCTCCCTTCATGGGTGGATGACCACAAGAGTGAGTGTTGTGAGTGGGAGAGAGTCacctgcaactccaccacgggTCACGTgacccatctctctctccacaATATCTTGGAATTCAATACTGATTATATCTATTATCCCTATTACTCTTCCGATTTCAAAGATATGGTCTGGTTTCTAAACGTTTCTTTATTTGAGAGTTTCAAGGAGTTAAGAAGTCTTGATTTATCTCTTAATGCAATTGGTGGTTGGATTGAGCATAAAG GTTCTGAAAGTTTATTGAGATTGAACAAGCTGGAGAGTTTAGATCTTGATTGTAACATTTTCAATCGGAGTATCATACACTCATTGAGGTTACTTACGTCACTTAAAAGTTTGAATCTTTCTTACAATGCATTGGAAGGATCCCTGCCTACCAAAG aacttTCGGTTTTTGAAGACTTGGAAATTTTGGATTTAAGAAACAACCGGCTCAATGGCTCTGAAACAGTTCAAG ATTTTGCTAGTCTAAGAAGCTTGGAGGTCCTCAATTTACGAGGCAATAATTTCAATGGTTCCTTGCCAAAAT GTTTATGTGGACTCAAAAAACTTGAAGAGATAGATCTTAGCTGGAATTCTTTTGAAGGGACCCTTCCATCTTGCCTATACAATTTGACATCTCTTCAACAATTAGATCTCAAGGGGAATCAGTTCCGAGGAAACATTTCATCTTTGATAGTTGACCTTACATCCCTTAAGTATATTCATCTCAGTTATAACCTTTTTGAGGGTTTATCATTCAACTTATTTGCTAATCTTTCCAAGCTTGAGTCATTTCAATTTAGATGTGATAACAAGAAGGTCGAGATAGAAATGGAAAATTCAAATTGGGTACCCTTATTTAAGTTGGAGTCTTTAGTGATATCTAACTGTTCTCTGAATAAGCTATCCCATCAACTTCCGACATTTCTCTTTCACCAACATAGCTTGAGAGAACTTGATCTTTCACACAATGGGTTGAAAGGACCGTTTCCTGATTGGTTGTTTAGAAACAATACGAGGCTAGAACATTTCAAACTTAATGATAACTCTTTCTCAGGTCATTTTCATTTGCCGCTCTTTCTTAACTCTACTTATGTGATAGATGTGTCAAACAATCAGCTCAATGGAAAGCTTCAACAAAATATTGGGGAGATCCTACCAAATATACGGTACCTAAAGTTATCCGATAATTATTTCACAGGTTCTCTCCCATCCTCATTTGGTAATATGAGTCTCTTGAACACACTCGACGTGTTCCTTAACAACTTCTCCGGAGAATTACCAAAGGACTTATTTGTAGGTTGCTCCATGCTGTCGATCTTGGTATTATCCAATAATTATTTTGATGGCCATTTAGATTGGGTACCTATATCTAACTTAACTgacctatttatttttaaaataaatcataatcaATTCTCCGGAGCTATGCCAAACGAATTACCCAATTTCGCCAATATTGCTCCCTTGTCTATCTTGGATGTTAGCAACAACAAAATGTCGGGTAGGATTCCTACTTGGATATGCAATTTCACATTTATTAATGGTATTCTCatgcaaaataataattttgaaggTCAAATTCCATGTGAAACAGCTACATTTGTGTTATTGGACCTTTCTCATAACCTCCTTGATGGATCTTTACCTTTGTGGTCAAGCACTCAGTTAAAACATTTACATTTGGAAGAGAACAACTTTTCAGGATCAATACCAGAACCATTTCTCAATATGTCGGAGCTTAGGACATTGGATATCAGTGATAATAAATTGTCAGGCAGCATTCCCAGTGCAATCAGTAAAGCTTCCAACTTAAGAATTTTGTTGCTGGGAGGAAATCAATTGAGTGGCAATATTTCAACACAGTTATGTCAACTGACCAATATAACTTTAATGGATCTTTCAAGAAACTTATTTTTCGGGACAATACCTCGTTGTTTTGGACACACACtgtcttttggtatttttgatgCACAATATTGGGCTTCTAGATTTGGTAGTTCCTTCGATGGCGATTCTGTGTATTACCTAGATGTTGAAATTGACTTTGTTACCAAATATAGGCTTAGCTCTTACAAGGATGACATTCTTACTTACATGTCAGGTTTGGATTTATCTTGTAACAATCTAACAGGTGAAATCCCACTTGAACTTGGACAGTTACAAGGAATTCATGCACTAAACTTCTCTCACAATCAATTAACAGGTTCCATTCCAAAATCTTTCTCAGACTTGACTCAAGTAGAGAGCTTGGATCTTTCTCACAATAGATTGAGTGGAGAAATTCCTCCACAATTGATTGAGCTTACCTTTTTGGAGGTGTTCAGTGTTGCTTATAACAACTTATCAGGTAGGACCCCGGATATGAAAGCCCAATTCGGAACTTTTGATGCAAGTAGCTATGATGGAAATCCATTTCTTTGTGGACTGCCATTGGAGAAAAATTGCACCAGGAGAGATGATTCTCCAACGCCAATGCATTCCTCAGACGTAAGTGATGAGAAATGGTACAAAGTTGATCAAACGGTGTTCTTCAGTAGCTTTTTGGTAACTTACATCATGTTTTGCGTGGGAGTAATTACTGTTCTTTATATCAACACTCATTGGCGACTGCGGTGCTACAATTTGGTTGAGGATTGCCTGTATTcttgttatttttctatttcaatTACTCTACGTAAGTTATCAGCCTATCTGTATAATTAG